GATGTAGCGGATCCGACCGACACAAGTTTCGGCACAAACGGTTGGCAACCCCTCTTCAATCCGTGGGTAACAGAAGGTACACTTCTCGGCCTTGTGGGTCTTCCAGTTGAAGTACACCTTCTTATATGGGCAACCGGTCATGCAAAAACGCCAGCCCCGGCACCGTTCCTGGTCGACCAAGACGATCCCGTCTTCGTCACGCTTGTACATCGCCCCGGACGGACAAGAAGCCACGCACGGTGCGTTTAAGCAGTGTTCACACAGCCGCGGTAAGTAAACCATGAAGGCCTGCTCGAAGTTCTTCTTGATGTCCGATTCGATCTTTTGCATGTTCGGGTCCTGGTTAACGTATTCCGTTGAACCAGCCAGGTCATCATCCCAGTTCGGTCCGGTGGTTAATTCCATATCCAAACCAGTGATTTGCGACTTTGGCCGGGCCACTGGTTGGTGCTTTTTCTCCGGGCCAAACAGGGTCTTGTAATCGTAGGTCCATGGCTCGTAGTAGTTGTCTAATTCGGGCATGTCGTTGTTGTAAAAGATCTTCCCCAGGGCGATCTTGTTCAACTTGTTTCCGGCCTTTAACTCCAATTTTCCCTTGGAATTTAAGGTCCAGCCCCCGTGGTATTGTTCTTCGTCTTCCCAGCGCTTAGGGTACCCGACCCCGGGCTTGGTTTCGACGTTGTTAAACCACATGTATTCGGCCCCGGGCCGGTTGGTCCAGGTGTTTTTGCAGGTTACCGAACAGGTATGACAACCAATACACTTATCAAGGTTTAAGACCATCCCGATTTGTGCTTTAATCTTCATTCCAGTTCACCTTCTTTAACTTTCTTACGTTCGCGTACAGGTCCCGCTGGTTCCCGGTTGGGCCATAGTAGTTCCAACCGTATGACAACTGACCATAGCCGCCGACCATGTGGGTAGGCTTAACGTGGATCTGGGTTGGGGCGTTGTGCGAGCCCCCCCGGTTCCCGGTGATCGTTGACAGCGGTTCGTAGATTTCATTGTCCTGGGC
The nucleotide sequence above comes from Limosilactobacillus fermentum. Encoded proteins:
- the narH gene encoding nitrate reductase subunit beta is translated as MKIKAQIGMVLNLDKCIGCHTCSVTCKNTWTNRPGAEYMWFNNVETKPGVGYPKRWEDEEQYHGGWTLNSKGKLELKAGNKLNKIALGKIFYNNDMPELDNYYEPWTYDYKTLFGPEKKHQPVARPKSQITGLDMELTTGPNWDDDLAGSTEYVNQDPNMQKIESDIKKNFEQAFMVYLPRLCEHCLNAPCVASCPSGAMYKRDEDGIVLVDQERCRGWRFCMTGCPYKKVYFNWKTHKAEKCTFCYPRIEEGLPTVCAETCVGRIRYIGAMLYDADRVEEAASTPDQTKLYEAQLDLFLDPNDPEIVDQALKEGISEEMIEAAQKSPIYRMAVEEKIAFPLHPEYRTMPMVWYIPPLSPVMSYFEGRDSMKNPEMIFPGIDQMRVPVEYLANLLTGGNVPVIKQALYKLAMMRLYMRAKTAGQDFDTTKLAKVDLTENSATSLYRLLAIAKYEDRFVIPQSNKSQFEDAQSEQGTLGYDECEGCALAPQHSSMFKKAEAGESTNQIYAESFYGGIWRD